The following coding sequences lie in one Labrys wisconsinensis genomic window:
- a CDS encoding DUF2461 domain-containing protein codes for MSTASFQGFGPKALPFFRALDFHQDRAWFAENRAIYDADVLGPLGAFVADLSAACAARGLPLRGSPKGSIFRIHRDVRFSKDKRPYKTHAGALLTRSGAKTDPGCFYIHIAPEGCFCAAGFYDLEPPRLAAVRQALVEGPQRFAAMAETLAAAGHALDRRWSLTRPPREAAGIADPALVEALKLKSYLVTRPIEAEAIAGPGLVADCAGFVEEALPLLRFGWDVLDRLEPERG; via the coding sequence ATGTCGACCGCTTCGTTCCAGGGCTTCGGCCCCAAGGCGCTGCCCTTCTTCCGCGCCCTCGATTTCCACCAGGACCGGGCCTGGTTCGCCGAGAACCGCGCCATCTACGACGCCGACGTGCTCGGGCCGCTCGGCGCCTTCGTCGCCGACCTCAGCGCGGCCTGCGCCGCCCGCGGCCTGCCGCTGCGCGGCAGCCCCAAGGGCTCGATCTTCCGCATCCACCGCGACGTGCGCTTCTCCAAGGACAAGCGCCCTTACAAGACCCATGCCGGCGCCCTGCTCACCCGCTCCGGCGCCAAGACCGATCCCGGCTGCTTCTACATCCACATCGCGCCCGAGGGCTGCTTCTGCGCCGCCGGCTTCTATGATCTGGAGCCGCCGCGCCTCGCCGCCGTGCGTCAGGCCCTGGTCGAGGGCCCGCAGCGCTTTGCCGCGATGGCCGAGACCCTGGCGGCGGCCGGCCACGCCCTCGACCGGCGCTGGAGCCTCACCCGCCCGCCGCGCGAGGCGGCCGGCATCGCCGACCCCGCCCTGGTCGAGGCCCTCAAGCTCAAGTCCTACCTGGTGACCCGGCCGATCGAGGCCGAGGCCATCGCCGGCCCGGGCCTGGTGGCGGACTGCGCCGGCTTCGTCGAGGAAGCCCTGCCGCTGCTGCGTTTCGGCTGGGACGTCCTCGACCGGCTGGAACCCGAGCGCGGCTGA
- a CDS encoding ASKHA domain-containing protein has translation MTDPLVFFSPSGKRGRFPEGTSVLEAARRLGVDLDSICGGRGICGRCQVEVGEGSFPKLGIVSAPDHVTDWNAVEARYVSKRGPLDGARRLGCQAKLCADAVIDVPPDSQVHRQVVRKSAAVRDIEIDPIVQLHYVEVREPDMHDPASDFRRLQEALAHQWNVPDVTAPLSILRILQKTLRAGNWSVTVAVRKSREIVAIWPGLREAAHGLAVDIGSTTIAAHLCDLKTGEVVASAGVMNPQIRFGEDVMSRVSYVMMNPGGEAELTSAVRDALRELAASVAKEAGLATADILGMTVVANPIMHHLFLGVDPTELGGAPFALAVDGGLEIPAKEFGLDFAPNAYVYVLPCIAGHVGADTAGVVLSEGPYLKDEVTLLVDVGTNAEIVLGNRNKLLACSSPTGPAFEGGQIASGQRAAPGAIERVRIDRQTLEPRYKVIGSDLWSDEPGFAEATAGTGVTGICGSGIIEVIAEMLLAGLITPDGVVDGAMAARTPRIESDGRTFRYVIREGEPRIAIIQNDVRAVQLAKAALYAGARLLMDRYGVATVDRITLAGAFGSHIDVRHAMILGLVPDCDLDKVGSAGNAAGTGARIALLNAAARREIEEVVRGIEKVETAIEPSFQAHFVGAMAIPHKTDPFPHLEAALGLTFKRGSSEGEAREGRGGRERRRGRLAAE, from the coding sequence ATGACCGATCCGCTGGTCTTCTTCTCCCCCTCCGGCAAGCGTGGGCGCTTTCCGGAAGGGACCTCCGTGCTCGAGGCGGCGCGGCGGCTCGGAGTCGACCTCGATTCGATCTGCGGCGGCCGCGGCATCTGCGGGCGCTGCCAGGTCGAGGTCGGCGAGGGCAGCTTCCCCAAGCTCGGCATCGTCTCGGCGCCGGACCACGTGACCGACTGGAACGCGGTCGAGGCGCGCTATGTCTCCAAGCGCGGGCCGCTGGACGGGGCGCGGCGCCTCGGCTGCCAGGCCAAGCTCTGCGCCGATGCCGTCATCGACGTGCCGCCGGACAGCCAGGTGCACCGCCAGGTCGTGCGCAAGAGCGCCGCCGTGCGCGACATCGAGATCGACCCGATCGTGCAGCTGCACTATGTCGAGGTGCGCGAGCCCGACATGCACGACCCCGCCAGCGATTTCCGCCGCCTGCAGGAGGCGCTGGCGCACCAGTGGAACGTGCCCGACGTCACCGCCCCGCTCTCGATCCTGCGCATCCTGCAGAAGACGCTTCGGGCCGGAAACTGGAGCGTCACCGTCGCGGTGCGCAAGAGCCGCGAGATCGTCGCCATCTGGCCGGGCCTGCGCGAGGCGGCGCACGGCCTTGCCGTCGACATCGGCTCCACCACCATCGCCGCCCATCTCTGCGACCTCAAGACCGGCGAGGTCGTCGCCTCGGCCGGGGTGATGAACCCGCAGATCCGCTTCGGCGAGGACGTGATGAGCCGCGTCTCCTACGTCATGATGAACCCGGGCGGGGAGGCCGAGCTCACCAGCGCGGTGCGCGACGCCCTGCGCGAGCTCGCCGCCTCGGTGGCGAAGGAGGCGGGCCTCGCCACCGCCGACATCCTCGGCATGACGGTCGTCGCCAACCCGATCATGCACCACCTCTTCCTCGGCGTGGACCCGACCGAGCTCGGCGGCGCGCCTTTTGCGCTGGCCGTCGACGGCGGCCTGGAGATCCCGGCCAAGGAGTTCGGGCTCGACTTCGCGCCCAATGCCTATGTCTATGTCCTGCCCTGCATCGCCGGCCATGTCGGCGCGGACACCGCCGGCGTGGTGCTGTCGGAGGGCCCCTACCTCAAGGACGAGGTGACGCTGCTGGTCGACGTCGGCACCAATGCCGAGATCGTGCTCGGCAACCGCAACAAGCTGCTCGCCTGCTCCTCGCCCACCGGCCCGGCCTTCGAGGGCGGCCAGATCGCCTCGGGCCAGCGCGCCGCGCCCGGCGCCATCGAGCGCGTGCGCATCGACAGGCAGACGCTGGAGCCGCGCTACAAGGTGATCGGCTCCGACCTCTGGTCCGACGAGCCCGGCTTCGCCGAGGCGACGGCCGGGACCGGCGTCACCGGCATCTGCGGCTCCGGCATCATCGAGGTGATCGCCGAGATGCTGCTGGCCGGGCTGATCACGCCCGATGGCGTCGTCGATGGCGCCATGGCGGCGCGCACGCCGCGCATCGAGAGCGACGGCCGCACCTTCCGCTACGTGATTCGTGAGGGCGAGCCGCGCATCGCCATCATCCAGAACGACGTGCGCGCCGTGCAGCTCGCCAAGGCGGCGCTCTATGCCGGCGCGCGCCTCCTGATGGACCGCTACGGCGTCGCCACGGTCGACCGCATCACGCTCGCCGGCGCCTTCGGCAGCCATATCGACGTCAGGCACGCCATGATCCTCGGCCTGGTGCCGGACTGCGATCTCGACAAGGTCGGCTCGGCCGGCAACGCCGCCGGCACCGGCGCGCGCATCGCCCTGCTCAACGCCGCGGCGCGCCGCGAGATCGAGGAGGTGGTGCGCGGCATCGAGAAGGTCGAGACCGCGATCGAGCCCTCCTTCCAGGCCCATTTCGTCGGCGCCATGGCGATCCCGCACAAGACCGACCCGTTCCCGCACCTGGAGGCCGCCCTCGGCCTCACCTTCAAGCGTGGCTCGAGCGAGGGGGAAGCCCGCGAAGGCCGGGGCGGGCGCGAGCGCCGCCGAGGCCGGCTGGCGGCGGAGTAG
- a CDS encoding dihydropteroate synthase: MTETVITSEKQKVVLGFDRRFVMIGERINPTGRKLLAEEMARGDYTRVVADALAQVEAGAQMLDVNAGIPLADEPKILADCIKLVQDTVPVPLSIDSSIVEALEAGLAAYKGKPLLNSVTGEEERLERVLPLVKKYNCAVVAISNDETGISEDPNVRFEVAKKIVHRAADFGIPHEDIVVDPLVMPVGALNDAGRQLMHLLRRLQGELKVNTTCGASNFSFGLPNRRGLNSAFLPMMIGAGMTSAIMNPLHLEDIQAILGADVVMGHDPNCMSWIRKFREPQAEGEASGGRRDRGERRRARG, translated from the coding sequence ATGACCGAAACGGTGATCACTTCCGAGAAGCAGAAGGTCGTGCTCGGCTTCGACCGCCGGTTCGTGATGATCGGCGAGCGCATCAACCCCACCGGCCGCAAGCTCCTGGCCGAGGAGATGGCGCGCGGCGACTATACCCGCGTCGTCGCCGATGCCCTGGCGCAGGTCGAGGCCGGCGCGCAGATGCTCGACGTCAATGCCGGCATCCCGCTCGCCGACGAGCCGAAGATCCTGGCCGATTGCATCAAGCTGGTGCAGGACACCGTGCCGGTGCCGCTGTCGATCGATTCCTCGATCGTCGAGGCGCTGGAGGCGGGCCTGGCCGCCTACAAGGGCAAGCCGCTGCTCAACTCGGTCACCGGCGAGGAGGAGCGCCTGGAGCGGGTGCTGCCGCTGGTCAAGAAATACAATTGCGCGGTCGTTGCGATCTCCAACGACGAGACCGGGATCTCCGAGGACCCGAACGTGCGCTTCGAGGTGGCCAAGAAGATCGTCCACCGCGCCGCCGATTTCGGCATTCCGCACGAGGACATCGTGGTCGACCCGCTGGTGATGCCGGTGGGAGCGTTGAACGATGCCGGCCGCCAGCTCATGCACCTCCTGCGCCGCCTGCAGGGCGAGCTCAAGGTCAACACCACCTGCGGCGCCTCGAACTTCTCCTTCGGCCTGCCCAACCGCCGCGGCCTCAACTCCGCCTTCCTGCCGATGATGATCGGCGCCGGCATGACCTCGGCGATCATGAACCCGCTGCACCTGGAGGATATCCAGGCCATCCTCGGCGCCGACGTGGTGATGGGCCACGACCCCAACTGCATGAGCTGGATCCGCAAGTTCCGCGAGCCGCAGGCCGAGGGCGAGGCGTCGGGCGGCCGGCGCGACCGCGGCGAGCGCCGCCGCGCCCGCGGCTGA
- a CDS encoding prephenate/arogenate dehydrogenase family protein: protein MPDPSPVFDRLCIIGIGLIGSSLLRGARVHGLAKTLVAADLSPDVRRRVEELGIADITLADAGEAVKGADCVICCVPSGAFAAVGAAIGPHLEPGAVVTDTGSVKGAVIAQLAPHMPAGVHLVPAHPVAGTEHSGPDAGFAELFENRWCIFTPAADADPAAVAKLRAFWEGLGARIEVMTAEHHDLVLAITSHVPHLIAYNIVGTADDLEAVTQSEVIKFSAGGFRDFTRIAASDPTMWRDVFLNNKQAVLEVLGRFTEDLAYLQRAIRWGEGDKLFELFARTRAVRRSIIDIGQETAEPDFGRRHKPPTAP, encoded by the coding sequence ATGCCCGATCCCTCGCCCGTCTTCGATCGCCTCTGCATCATCGGCATCGGCCTGATCGGCTCTTCGCTGCTGCGCGGCGCGCGCGTCCATGGCCTGGCGAAGACGCTGGTTGCCGCCGATCTCAGCCCCGACGTGCGCCGGCGGGTCGAGGAGCTCGGCATCGCCGACATCACCCTCGCCGATGCCGGCGAGGCGGTGAAGGGGGCCGACTGCGTCATCTGCTGCGTGCCCTCGGGCGCCTTCGCGGCGGTGGGCGCGGCCATCGGGCCGCATCTCGAACCCGGCGCCGTCGTCACCGACACCGGCTCGGTCAAGGGCGCGGTGATCGCCCAGCTCGCCCCGCATATGCCGGCCGGCGTGCATCTGGTGCCGGCCCATCCGGTGGCGGGCACCGAGCATTCCGGCCCGGACGCCGGCTTCGCCGAGCTGTTCGAGAACCGCTGGTGCATCTTCACCCCGGCCGCGGACGCCGATCCCGCCGCGGTGGCGAAGCTGCGCGCCTTCTGGGAAGGGCTCGGCGCCCGCATCGAGGTGATGACGGCCGAGCACCATGACCTGGTGCTGGCCATCACCAGCCACGTGCCGCATCTCATCGCCTACAACATCGTCGGCACGGCGGACGACCTGGAGGCGGTGACGCAGTCGGAGGTGATCAAGTTCTCCGCCGGCGGCTTCCGCGACTTCACCCGCATCGCCGCCTCCGACCCGACCATGTGGCGCGACGTCTTCCTCAACAACAAGCAGGCGGTGCTGGAGGTGCTCGGGCGCTTCACCGAGGACCTCGCCTATCTCCAGCGGGCCATCCGCTGGGGCGAAGGCGACAAGCTGTTCGAGCTCTTCGCCCGCACCCGCGCCGTGCGCCGCTCGATCATCGACATCGGCCAGGAGACGGCGGAGCCGGATTTCGGCCGCCGCCACAAGCCGCCGACGGCGCCTTGA
- a CDS encoding methyl-accepting chemotaxis protein, which translates to MVRLALPKLRLRLTIAHKLGALLALLVLLAAGLSAFALRQLAEEQDRSDAVEKVMTLALQARTLGQAIEHAVVAANTVYTAEDKEGAKAGFEGLRTALDAVKVQGDTFIAAAGDRIPEAGRRKLDRSLKEFIAYQSETADMGLTISPKAALLQASEPGTVASRNTMLKDIAELAGTFIADVERQRGEAAAARRRAFAAFTVVPASATGIALLAGIWLIVSQIRRPLQRLSTAMRALANQDLDAEVPFTARRDDIGDMARAIGVFQAALKERRRLDADRQGTLAAEAARAERLAAGSRAFQEEVRRIMEGLQTSAATLEASAGALSAASLATRAEAEIVAQSSATAAQAVEAAAGATTQLSGSTHEIGARVATASEMATGALGEARGTASAVESLVAAAAEIGTVASLIRGIAQQTNLLALNATIEAARAGEAGRGFAVVAAEVKALAQQTAGATDQITALIAAIQAATQNTRQAMLAVGQAIEAMSAITAEISGAAVQQRQASDEIATAVSHAAREAGTVAATIQRVRDAALSNEAQAEGVRDAGGKLSEHTRVLQDAVAEFLSQVRAA; encoded by the coding sequence ATGGTTCGCTTGGCCCTCCCGAAGCTGCGTCTGCGCCTGACGATCGCCCATAAGCTGGGCGCCCTCCTGGCCCTCCTGGTGCTCCTGGCCGCGGGCCTGTCGGCCTTCGCCCTGCGCCAGCTCGCGGAGGAGCAGGACCGTTCGGACGCCGTCGAGAAGGTCATGACCCTGGCGCTCCAGGCCCGCACGCTCGGCCAGGCGATTGAGCATGCCGTGGTCGCCGCCAACACCGTGTACACCGCCGAGGACAAGGAGGGGGCCAAGGCCGGATTCGAGGGGCTGCGCACCGCCCTCGATGCGGTGAAGGTCCAGGGCGACACCTTCATCGCGGCAGCCGGCGACCGCATCCCCGAGGCGGGGCGGCGCAAGCTCGACCGGTCGCTGAAGGAGTTCATCGCCTATCAGAGCGAGACCGCCGACATGGGCCTGACCATCTCGCCGAAGGCGGCCCTGCTCCAGGCCAGCGAGCCCGGCACGGTGGCGAGCCGCAACACCATGCTGAAGGACATCGCCGAGCTCGCCGGCACCTTCATCGCCGATGTCGAGCGCCAGCGCGGCGAGGCCGCCGCCGCGCGCCGCCGCGCCTTCGCCGCCTTCACGGTCGTGCCCGCTTCCGCCACCGGCATCGCGCTCCTCGCCGGGATCTGGCTGATCGTCAGCCAGATCCGCCGCCCGCTGCAGCGCCTGAGCACCGCCATGCGGGCGCTGGCGAACCAGGACCTCGATGCCGAGGTGCCCTTCACCGCCCGCCGCGACGACATCGGCGACATGGCGCGTGCCATCGGCGTGTTCCAGGCCGCGCTCAAGGAGCGCCGGCGGCTGGACGCCGACCGTCAGGGGACCCTCGCGGCCGAGGCGGCGCGGGCGGAGCGGCTGGCGGCCGGCAGCCGGGCCTTCCAGGAGGAGGTGCGGCGCATCATGGAGGGGCTGCAGACCTCCGCCGCGACGCTGGAGGCCTCGGCCGGCGCCCTGTCCGCCGCCTCGCTGGCGACCCGGGCGGAGGCCGAGATCGTGGCCCAGTCCTCGGCGACAGCGGCGCAGGCGGTCGAGGCCGCGGCCGGCGCCACGACGCAGCTCTCCGGCTCGACCCACGAGATCGGCGCCCGGGTGGCGACGGCCAGCGAGATGGCGACCGGCGCCCTGGGCGAGGCCCGCGGCACGGCGTCCGCGGTGGAATCCCTGGTTGCCGCCGCGGCCGAGATCGGCACCGTCGCCTCGCTCATCCGCGGCATCGCCCAGCAGACCAACCTGCTCGCCCTCAACGCGACGATCGAGGCGGCCCGGGCCGGCGAAGCCGGGCGCGGCTTCGCCGTGGTGGCCGCGGAGGTCAAGGCCCTCGCCCAGCAGACCGCCGGCGCCACCGACCAGATCACCGCCCTCATCGCCGCCATCCAGGCGGCGACGCAGAACACGCGGCAGGCCATGCTCGCCGTCGGCCAGGCGATCGAGGCGATGAGCGCCATCACCGCCGAGATCTCGGGCGCCGCGGTGCAGCAGCGCCAGGCGAGCGACGAGATCGCCACGGCGGTCTCGCACGCGGCGCGGGAGGCCGGCACCGTCGCCGCGACGATCCAGCGGGTGCGGGACGCGGCGCTCTCCAACGAGGCCCAGGCCGAAGGCGTGCGCGACGCCGGCGGCAAGCTGTCCGAGCACACCCGCGTGCTGCAGGACGCGGTGGCCGAGTTCCTGTCCCAGGTGCGGGCGGCGTGA
- a CDS encoding pyridoxal phosphate-dependent aminotransferase, with protein sequence MTALRPVPRPGVMDIAAYVPGKSGAPGLTKVWKLSSNESPLGASPRARAAFAAAGEALDLYPDGSTTALRAAIAARYGLDAERIVCGAGSDELLALLANAFLGAGDEGLYSEHGFLVYKIATMAAGATPVVAPEKNFTTDVDALLARVTARTKVVFLANPNNPTGTYLPFDEVKRLHAGLRPDILLVLDAAYAEYVRRNDYASGLELVATAENVVMTRTFSKIHGLANLRLGWMVAPAGVADAVNRIRGPFNVNGPAAAAGAAAIADGAHVEAAVAHNERWLPWLAAEIERLGLTVTPSVGNFLMIGFPATPGRTAKEADAFLSARGLILRRIDGYGLPGHLRLTVGPEEANRLVVEALADFMR encoded by the coding sequence ATGACCGCGCTTCGTCCCGTTCCCCGCCCCGGCGTGATGGACATCGCCGCCTATGTTCCCGGCAAGTCGGGCGCGCCGGGGCTCACCAAGGTCTGGAAGCTGTCGTCCAACGAATCGCCGCTCGGCGCCAGCCCCAGGGCTCGGGCCGCCTTTGCGGCGGCGGGCGAAGCGCTCGACCTCTATCCCGACGGCTCGACCACGGCGCTGCGCGCCGCCATCGCCGCGCGCTACGGCCTCGATGCCGAGCGCATCGTCTGCGGCGCCGGCTCCGACGAGCTGCTCGCCCTCCTCGCCAACGCCTTTCTCGGCGCGGGCGACGAGGGGCTCTACAGCGAGCACGGCTTCCTCGTCTACAAGATCGCCACCATGGCCGCCGGGGCGACGCCCGTCGTGGCGCCGGAGAAGAATTTCACCACCGACGTCGACGCGCTGCTCGCTCGCGTGACGGCGCGCACCAAGGTCGTCTTCCTCGCCAACCCCAACAACCCGACCGGCACCTACCTGCCCTTCGACGAGGTCAAGCGCCTGCATGCCGGGCTGCGGCCGGACATCCTCCTGGTGCTGGACGCCGCCTATGCCGAATATGTCCGGCGCAACGATTATGCCTCCGGGCTGGAGCTGGTGGCCACCGCCGAGAACGTGGTGATGACGCGCACCTTCTCGAAGATCCACGGCCTCGCCAATCTGCGCCTGGGCTGGATGGTGGCGCCGGCCGGCGTGGCCGATGCCGTCAACCGCATCCGCGGCCCCTTCAACGTCAACGGCCCGGCCGCGGCGGCCGGCGCCGCCGCCATCGCCGACGGCGCCCATGTCGAGGCCGCCGTTGCCCATAACGAGCGCTGGCTGCCCTGGCTCGCCGCGGAGATCGAACGGCTCGGCCTGACCGTGACGCCCTCGGTCGGCAATTTCCTGATGATCGGCTTTCCCGCCACGCCCGGACGGACGGCGAAGGAGGCCGACGCCTTCCTCTCTGCCCGCGGCCTGATCCTGCGCCGCATCGACGGCTACGGCCTGCCCGGCCACCTGCGCCTGACCGTCGGGCCGGAGGAGGCCAACCGCCTCGTGGTCGAGGCCCTGGCGGATTTCATGCGGTAG
- a CDS encoding chorismate mutase, with translation MTETPVSLADLRREIDRIDAAMHGLLMERGEIISQLIAVKRSQETGSAFRPGREAAMMREIVGRHRGILPVDIVESIWRVIIATFTHVQAPYAVHGDVSLGGAAMRDVARFHFGFVVPYETHDDASDVIHAVAASRGDLGLVPVAAAGAWWRALEPAGAPKVIARLPFVERADHPAAMPCYVLSKPVDEASAGSDIRLYSVVLPEAAAPAPAGFEVTARAGAALLISLPGAQPVSALADALPAATAIHPVGSHAAAVPHPV, from the coding sequence ATGACCGAAACCCCTGTCAGCCTTGCCGACCTGCGCCGCGAGATCGACCGCATCGATGCGGCGATGCACGGGCTCCTGATGGAGCGCGGCGAGATCATCAGCCAGCTCATCGCCGTCAAGCGCTCGCAGGAGACCGGCTCGGCCTTCCGGCCCGGGCGCGAAGCGGCGATGATGCGCGAGATCGTCGGCCGCCACCGCGGCATCCTGCCCGTCGACATCGTCGAATCGATCTGGCGCGTCATCATCGCCACCTTCACCCATGTGCAGGCACCCTATGCCGTGCACGGCGACGTCTCGCTCGGCGGCGCGGCCATGCGCGATGTCGCGCGCTTCCATTTCGGCTTCGTCGTGCCCTACGAGACCCATGACGACGCATCGGACGTGATCCATGCCGTGGCGGCCTCGCGCGGCGACCTCGGCCTGGTGCCCGTCGCCGCCGCCGGCGCGTGGTGGCGGGCGCTGGAGCCGGCCGGGGCGCCCAAGGTGATCGCGCGGCTGCCTTTCGTCGAGCGGGCCGACCACCCCGCCGCCATGCCCTGCTACGTCCTGTCCAAGCCGGTGGACGAGGCCTCCGCCGGCAGCGATATCCGTCTCTATTCGGTGGTGCTGCCCGAGGCGGCCGCGCCGGCCCCCGCCGGCTTCGAGGTGACGGCGCGCGCCGGCGCCGCGCTCCTGATCTCGCTGCCGGGCGCGCAGCCGGTTTCGGCGCTGGCGGACGCCCTGCCCGCCGCCACCGCGATCCATCCGGTCGGCTCCCACGCCGCCGCCGTTCCCCACCCCGTGTGA
- a CDS encoding aconitase X swivel domain-containing protein: MSRIAAVPLVPGRAAGAVVALAEPLSFWGGYDAGTGRIIDRWHPDHGRACAGAVLVMAAGRGSSSGSSVLAEAIRAGTGPAALVLRERDPILAVGAMVAAELYGIACPVVVVAEPDWPRVVAAVRLTVEADETAALVVVG, translated from the coding sequence ATGAGTCGCATCGCCGCCGTCCCGCTGGTGCCGGGCCGCGCTGCCGGCGCGGTGGTGGCGCTGGCCGAGCCGCTCAGCTTCTGGGGCGGCTACGACGCGGGCACCGGCCGCATCATCGACCGCTGGCATCCCGACCACGGCCGGGCCTGCGCCGGGGCGGTGCTGGTCATGGCCGCCGGCCGCGGCTCCTCCTCCGGCTCCTCGGTGCTGGCCGAGGCGATCCGCGCCGGCACCGGCCCGGCCGCCCTGGTGCTGCGCGAGCGCGACCCGATCCTGGCGGTCGGCGCCATGGTGGCGGCGGAGCTCTACGGCATCGCCTGCCCGGTCGTCGTGGTGGCGGAGCCGGATTGGCCGCGTGTCGTCGCGGCAGTCCGGCTCACGGTCGAGGCGGACGAGACCGCCGCCCTGGTCGTCGTCGGCTGA
- a CDS encoding aconitase X catalytic domain-containing protein has translation MALALSPSDQALLAGEAGPAAAFAMRLLVRFAQAVEAPGLIPCARAHIDGCLYHGPVSLDFVERLVAMGGRVAVPTSLNVGSVDLIHPELFRGEDELRAAGERLMRAHEALGCVPTFTCAPYQTLFRPAFGEQLAWAESNAIVFANSVLGARTNRYGDFIDLACALAGRVPDWGLHRTENRRARVHVALEGLPPEWDGAALACIAAGHAAGRACGGLVPVITGLPAGAGEDDLKALGAVAAAAGAVAMFHAVGLTPEAPTLDAALQGAPPERVVTLRPDDLRRVVRELSTVPEGTRLSAVALGTPHFSLAEFAALLGLLDGPRPRIDLYVNTSRHVLAELAARGWEPRLAAAGVTLVVDTCTYVTSIIRDLGGAIMTNSGKWAYYAPGNLGVEVAFGSLADCVASARAGRLVRA, from the coding sequence ATGGCGCTTGCCCTCTCCCCGTCGGACCAGGCCCTTCTCGCCGGCGAGGCCGGTCCGGCGGCGGCCTTTGCCATGCGCCTGCTGGTCCGCTTCGCGCAGGCTGTCGAGGCGCCCGGCCTCATCCCCTGTGCCCGCGCCCATATCGACGGCTGCCTCTATCACGGCCCGGTCAGCCTCGACTTCGTCGAGCGCCTGGTGGCGATGGGCGGCCGCGTCGCGGTGCCGACCAGCCTCAATGTCGGCTCGGTGGACCTGATCCATCCCGAGCTCTTCCGCGGCGAAGATGAGCTGCGCGCCGCCGGCGAGCGGCTGATGCGGGCGCACGAGGCGCTCGGCTGCGTGCCGACCTTCACCTGCGCCCCCTACCAGACCCTGTTCCGGCCCGCCTTCGGCGAGCAGCTGGCCTGGGCCGAGTCCAACGCCATCGTCTTCGCCAATTCGGTGCTCGGCGCCCGCACCAACCGCTACGGCGATTTCATCGACCTCGCCTGCGCCCTCGCCGGCCGTGTGCCGGACTGGGGCCTGCACCGCACCGAGAACCGCCGCGCCCGCGTCCATGTCGCCCTGGAGGGCCTGCCGCCGGAATGGGACGGGGCCGCGCTCGCCTGCATCGCCGCCGGGCATGCCGCCGGCCGGGCCTGCGGCGGCCTGGTCCCGGTCATCACCGGCCTGCCGGCCGGGGCGGGTGAGGACGACCTCAAGGCGCTCGGCGCCGTCGCCGCCGCGGCCGGGGCGGTGGCGATGTTCCATGCCGTCGGCCTGACGCCGGAAGCCCCGACCCTCGATGCCGCCCTGCAGGGCGCGCCGCCGGAGCGGGTGGTAACGCTGCGGCCGGACGACCTGCGGCGCGTCGTGCGCGAGCTCTCCACCGTGCCGGAAGGGACGCGGCTCTCCGCCGTGGCGCTCGGCACGCCGCATTTCTCCCTCGCCGAGTTCGCGGCGCTGCTGGGCCTCCTCGACGGGCCGCGCCCGCGCATCGACCTCTACGTCAACACCAGCCGGCACGTGCTGGCCGAGCTCGCCGCCCGCGGCTGGGAGCCGCGGCTCGCGGCGGCGGGCGTGACGCTGGTGGTCGACACCTGCACCTATGTCACCAGCATCATCCGCGACCTCGGCGGGGCGATCATGACCAACTCCGGCAAATGGGCCTATTACGCCCCGGGCAATCTCGGCGTCGAGGTCGCCTTCGGCTCGCTCGCCGACTGCGTCGCCTCGGCCCGGGCCGGGCGCCTGGTGCGGGCATGA
- a CDS encoding DUF411 domain-containing protein: MHRRHFLLGGAAVMLLPVPAVADAAPRATLYKNPQCSCCEGYADYLRRNGFAVEVKPTNDLAEISRKAGVPEDLEGCHTTFIGRYVIDGHVPIDVVRKLLAEKPAIAGITLPGMPAGSPGMVGDKTEKFVIYAVTKDGKAPSVYATV, from the coding sequence ATGCACAGACGTCATTTTCTTCTCGGCGGCGCTGCCGTCATGCTCCTGCCGGTACCGGCCGTCGCGGACGCGGCCCCTCGCGCCACGCTCTACAAGAATCCGCAATGCAGCTGCTGCGAGGGCTATGCGGACTACCTGCGCCGGAACGGCTTCGCGGTCGAGGTGAAGCCGACCAACGATCTCGCCGAGATCAGCCGCAAGGCCGGAGTGCCGGAAGATCTCGAGGGCTGCCATACGACGTTCATCGGCCGCTATGTCATCGACGGACATGTCCCGATCGACGTGGTCAGGAAGCTCCTCGCCGAGAAGCCGGCCATCGCCGGCATCACCTTGCCGGGCATGCCGGCCGGCTCGCCGGGCATGGTCGGCGACAAGACCGAAAAATTCGTCATCTACGCGGTCACGAAGGACGGCAAAGCGCCGTCCGTCTACGCGACCGTCTAG